A window of Longispora fulva contains these coding sequences:
- a CDS encoding alkaline phosphatase D family protein — translation MPPLHRRTFILGGLAGAGATFLTSGAAGAALGYPFTLGVASGDPAPDGVVLWTRLAPSPLNADGQGGMSTAAVSVEWQVASDEYFTQLVRTGTVTAAYASAHTVHVEVTGLQAGAEYFYRFRAAGYISPVGRTRTTPAVGSNSPFTMLFTSCSHYESGYFTAYRRMAEEQPDVMLHLGDYLYEGTASTTAVRKHAPTSEITSLANYRVRHAQYKTDPDLQAAHAAAPWLVIWDDHEVENNYANLTRADNSPAGDVTWFKARRAAAYKAYYEHMPLRASSVPVNENMQLYRRLRWGSLATFHLLDTRQYRDDQACGDGTKVCADAKLPNRTLTGAAQESWLLDGLGQHLGTWDIIGQQVFFAQKLADAAGATSMDAWDGYVANRDRLQQGWDARGVRSAVVLTGDVHRSWASNLMLDYASQNRIVGTELVSTSVTSSGDGNAAETGLSSLNPHVKFYKNLRGYVRANVDSTRMAVDFRFVDKVTVRDYPVHTVQSYAIEAGNPGLVNP, via the coding sequence ATGCCCCCACTGCATAGACGAACGTTCATCCTCGGTGGTCTCGCCGGTGCCGGCGCGACCTTCCTGACCTCCGGCGCCGCCGGTGCGGCCCTCGGTTACCCGTTCACGCTCGGCGTCGCGTCCGGCGATCCCGCCCCGGACGGCGTGGTGCTGTGGACCCGGCTCGCCCCGTCGCCTCTGAACGCCGACGGCCAGGGCGGCATGTCCACGGCCGCCGTGTCCGTCGAGTGGCAGGTGGCCTCCGACGAGTACTTCACCCAGCTCGTCCGGACCGGCACCGTCACCGCCGCGTACGCGTCCGCGCACACCGTGCACGTGGAGGTGACCGGTCTGCAGGCGGGCGCGGAGTACTTCTACCGGTTCCGCGCCGCCGGGTACATCTCCCCGGTCGGCCGGACCCGGACCACCCCGGCCGTCGGGTCGAACTCGCCGTTCACGATGCTGTTCACGTCGTGCTCGCACTACGAGTCGGGCTACTTCACCGCGTACCGGCGGATGGCCGAGGAGCAGCCCGACGTGATGCTGCACCTCGGCGACTACCTCTACGAGGGCACGGCGTCCACCACCGCCGTCCGCAAGCACGCCCCGACCAGCGAGATCACCTCGCTGGCGAATTACCGGGTGCGGCACGCGCAGTACAAGACGGACCCGGATCTGCAGGCCGCGCACGCCGCCGCCCCGTGGCTGGTGATCTGGGACGACCACGAGGTGGAGAACAACTACGCCAACCTGACGCGGGCCGACAACTCCCCGGCCGGCGACGTGACCTGGTTCAAGGCGCGTCGGGCTGCCGCCTACAAGGCGTACTACGAGCACATGCCGCTGCGGGCCTCCTCAGTCCCGGTGAACGAGAACATGCAGCTCTACCGGCGGCTGCGCTGGGGGAGCCTGGCCACGTTCCACCTGCTGGACACCCGGCAGTACCGCGACGACCAGGCCTGCGGCGACGGCACCAAGGTGTGCGCCGACGCGAAGCTGCCCAACCGCACCCTGACCGGCGCCGCCCAGGAGTCCTGGCTGCTCGACGGCCTCGGCCAGCACCTCGGCACCTGGGACATCATCGGCCAGCAGGTGTTCTTCGCCCAGAAGCTCGCCGACGCCGCCGGCGCGACCTCGATGGACGCCTGGGACGGCTACGTGGCCAACCGCGACCGGCTCCAGCAGGGCTGGGACGCGCGCGGCGTGCGCAGCGCCGTGGTGCTGACCGGCGACGTGCACCGGTCGTGGGCGAGCAACCTGATGCTCGACTACGCCTCGCAGAACAGGATCGTGGGCACCGAGCTGGTCAGCACGTCGGTCACGTCCTCCGGCGACGGCAACGCGGCGGAGACCGGCCTGTCGAGCCTCAACCCGCACGTCAAGTTCTACAAGAACCTCCGGGGGTACGTCCGGGCCAACGTCGACTCCACCCGGATGGCCGTCGACTTCCGGTTCGTGGACAAGGTGACCGTCCGCGACTACCCGGTGCACACCGTCCAGAGCTACGCGATCGAGGCCGGCAACCCCGGTCTGGTGAACCCGTGA
- a CDS encoding glycosyltransferase 87 family protein, whose protein sequence is MGETAVGSGPQEAPAGGAAWARTLGTAGAVGVLCVLTALVTSSPRWVDQTGLVALTGGSWLVFGLAAWLVRGVPTRPAVALILLSGLVLPVLAALGPPRSSDDLYRYVWDGRVQAAGVDPYRYPPADPALAGLRDGFLWPATGPWCVPGGCTLINRPAVHTIYPPAAEAYFLAVHALAPAGSRTRPIQLAGALAAFATTVLLVSALPTVRRTRAGPGPDLRLAALWAWCPTVVLEAGNNAHVDVVAAFVAGAALLVLARARTRRGSFWGGVLLGLAVAVKLTPALLGPTVLRRRPVLVAVGAAGAVAAVYLPHVLAVGAGVLGYIPGYLTEEGYANGSRFALLTTVLPGSWATPVAALLLAGAAVWTMSRSDPDRPWDAAVRLVGAALLVTTPGYSWYAILLVLLVALSGRAEWLAVALAGQLALHAPDLHLAPAPAQRLGYGAALLTVLAVGVARRRGLGRAPRPAPERDRATGGPPPEEAPGGAEHGKDRRVPGEVSP, encoded by the coding sequence ATGGGTGAGACCGCCGTCGGTTCCGGGCCCCAGGAGGCTCCGGCGGGCGGCGCGGCATGGGCGCGCACGCTCGGCACCGCAGGGGCCGTCGGGGTCCTCTGCGTCCTCACCGCCCTCGTCACGTCCTCGCCCCGCTGGGTCGACCAGACCGGGCTCGTCGCCCTCACCGGCGGGTCCTGGCTGGTGTTCGGCCTCGCGGCGTGGCTGGTACGCGGGGTGCCGACCCGGCCGGCCGTCGCGCTGATCCTGTTGTCCGGCCTCGTGCTGCCCGTGCTCGCCGCGCTCGGCCCGCCCCGCAGCAGCGACGACCTGTACCGCTACGTGTGGGACGGCCGGGTGCAGGCGGCCGGTGTGGACCCGTACCGGTACCCGCCCGCCGACCCCGCGCTCGCCGGCCTGCGGGACGGGTTCCTGTGGCCGGCCACCGGGCCATGGTGCGTACCGGGCGGCTGCACCCTGATCAACCGGCCCGCCGTGCACACGATCTACCCGCCGGCCGCCGAGGCGTACTTCCTCGCCGTGCACGCGCTGGCCCCCGCCGGCAGCCGCACCCGGCCGATCCAGCTCGCCGGGGCCCTGGCCGCGTTCGCCACCACGGTCCTGCTCGTGTCCGCCCTGCCCACGGTCCGCCGCACCCGGGCGGGACCCGGGCCGGACCTCAGGCTCGCGGCGCTGTGGGCCTGGTGTCCGACCGTGGTGCTGGAGGCCGGCAACAACGCCCACGTGGACGTCGTCGCGGCGTTCGTCGCCGGGGCCGCCCTGCTCGTTCTCGCCCGGGCGCGCACCCGGCGCGGGTCGTTCTGGGGCGGGGTGCTGCTCGGGCTGGCCGTCGCGGTCAAGCTCACCCCGGCGCTGCTCGGCCCGACCGTGCTCCGCCGCCGGCCGGTGCTCGTGGCGGTCGGCGCGGCCGGGGCGGTCGCGGCCGTGTACCTGCCGCACGTCCTCGCGGTCGGCGCCGGCGTCCTCGGCTACATCCCGGGCTACCTCACCGAGGAGGGCTACGCGAACGGCTCCCGGTTCGCGCTGCTCACGACCGTGCTGCCCGGGTCGTGGGCGACGCCGGTCGCGGCGTTGCTGCTGGCCGGGGCGGCGGTGTGGACGATGTCGCGGTCCGACCCCGACCGGCCGTGGGACGCGGCGGTCCGGCTCGTCGGGGCGGCGCTGCTGGTCACGACGCCGGGGTACTCGTGGTACGCGATCCTGCTCGTTCTGCTCGTCGCCCTGTCGGGCCGGGCGGAATGGCTGGCCGTGGCCCTCGCCGGCCAGCTGGCCCTGCACGCCCCGGACCTGCACCTGGCCCCGGCCCCCGCCCAACGCCTCGGCTACGGGGCCGCGCTGCTGACGGTCCTGGCCGTGGGCGTCGCGCGCCGGCGGGGCTTGGGGCGGGCGCCGCGACCGGCACCGGAACGCGACCGGGCGACCGGCGGACCGCCGCCGGAGGAGGCGCCCGGCGGTGCGGAGCACGGGAAGGACCGACGCGTGCCGGGGGAGGTGTCGCCGTAA
- a CDS encoding thioesterase II family protein, which yields MDTLSTPRWLVRAIARPTPAVRLYCFPHGGGSIAEYVRWAAELPGVELWGVQLPGRGSRLRERHFTRMEPLVEALLAENTFPAPFAFFGHSMGSLVAYEVTRALHRAGRPLPERLFVSAYPAPHLPRREPAVHHLPDDDLLAEVERRHGGVPAEALVDPDLKSMIAGCLRADYELVDSYAHRPAPALPVPLTVLGGREDHVTEEELAAWAEHSTRPVASRRFAGGHFYHREHRRPLLRTINATFRQSGV from the coding sequence GTGGACACCCTCTCAACTCCGCGCTGGCTGGTCCGCGCCATCGCCCGGCCCACCCCGGCCGTCCGGCTGTACTGCTTCCCGCACGGCGGCGGCTCGATCGCCGAGTACGTCCGGTGGGCGGCGGAACTGCCCGGCGTGGAGTTGTGGGGGGTCCAACTGCCCGGCCGCGGCAGTAGGCTCAGGGAGCGACATTTCACCCGGATGGAGCCGCTCGTGGAAGCACTGCTGGCGGAGAACACGTTTCCCGCGCCGTTCGCGTTCTTCGGACACAGCATGGGCAGCCTGGTCGCCTACGAGGTGACCCGGGCGCTGCACCGCGCCGGCCGGCCACTGCCGGAGCGGCTGTTCGTCTCCGCGTACCCGGCGCCGCACCTGCCCCGCAGGGAGCCGGCCGTGCACCACCTGCCCGACGACGACCTGCTCGCGGAGGTCGAGCGCCGGCACGGCGGGGTGCCGGCCGAGGCCCTGGTCGACCCGGACCTCAAATCGATGATCGCCGGCTGCCTGCGGGCCGACTACGAGCTGGTCGACTCCTACGCGCACCGGCCGGCCCCCGCGCTGCCGGTGCCGCTGACCGTCCTCGGCGGGCGCGAGGACCACGTGACGGAGGAGGAGCTGGCGGCGTGGGCGGAGCACAGTACCCGTCCGGTGGCCTCCCGTCGGTTCGCCGGCGGGCACTTCTACCACCGCGAGCACCGCCGGCCGCTGCTGCGGACCATCAACGCCACATTCCGACAGTCGGGGGTCTGA
- a CDS encoding LysE family translocator, whose translation MLVFAFAALVLIAIPGPDQALITRNALTGGRTAGLLTMVGGATGVSVHATAAAFGVSGLLMASAEAFTALKLIGTVYLLWMGVQTLLSARKRSASAAVEEAAQPAGSPWRYLRHGFLSNSLNPKVALFFITLLPQFFPRHGGGLGYALLLSAIFAVIYLLWFSLYVLVVDRAGAVLRRPKVRARIERVTGLLLVGFAVRLALQTRD comes from the coding sequence GTGCTCGTCTTCGCGTTCGCCGCCCTGGTCCTGATCGCCATCCCCGGTCCGGACCAGGCCCTGATCACCCGCAACGCGCTCACCGGCGGCCGGACGGCCGGGCTGCTGACCATGGTGGGCGGGGCGACCGGGGTCTCCGTGCACGCCACCGCGGCGGCGTTCGGGGTGTCCGGGCTGCTGATGGCCTCCGCGGAGGCGTTCACGGCCCTGAAACTGATCGGCACCGTGTACCTGCTGTGGATGGGCGTGCAGACCCTGCTGTCGGCCCGGAAGCGGTCCGCGTCGGCGGCTGTCGAGGAGGCCGCGCAACCGGCCGGCTCCCCGTGGCGCTACCTGCGGCACGGGTTCCTGTCGAACTCGCTGAACCCGAAGGTCGCGCTGTTCTTCATCACCCTGCTGCCGCAGTTCTTCCCCCGGCACGGCGGGGGCCTGGGCTACGCGCTGCTGCTGTCGGCGATCTTCGCGGTGATCTACCTGCTGTGGTTCAGCCTGTACGTCCTCGTCGTGGACCGGGCCGGTGCCGTGCTGCGCCGGCCGAAGGTCCGGGCCCGGATCGAGCGGGTCACCGGGCTGCTGCTGGTCGGCTTCGCGGTCCGCCTGGCGCTGCAGACCCGCGACTAG
- a CDS encoding NAD-dependent epimerase/dehydratase family protein, translating into MHVLVTGGAGFIGSHVAAALRSDGHDVTVLDNFHPAAHGPAPTGSGAAPVRDGVLVGDVRDPDAVRAALRDVDVVVHQAAMVGLGLDLGDLPEYVSCNDLGTAVLLAGMADAGIRRLVLASSMVVYGEGRYTCPTHGPTRPGPRAVPDLDAGHFEPPCPTCGAALDTALVPEDAPLDPRSVYAATKLAQEHLASAWARGVDGTVTALRYHNVYGPGMPRDTPYSGVAAIFRSALERGVAPRVFEDGGQLRDFVHVSDVAAANVAACARDGVGVAAYNICSGQPRTVGEAATALAEAFGGPAPVVTGEYRLGDVRHVVASPNRAAAELGYTARVDFATGMREFASAPLRASTAPGTAAPLPASVA; encoded by the coding sequence ATGCACGTGCTCGTAACCGGCGGCGCCGGCTTCATCGGCTCCCATGTGGCCGCCGCGCTGCGATCCGACGGCCACGACGTGACCGTGCTCGACAACTTCCACCCGGCCGCCCACGGCCCCGCCCCGACCGGGTCCGGTGCCGCCCCCGTGCGGGACGGCGTCCTCGTCGGTGACGTCCGCGACCCCGACGCGGTCCGCGCGGCCCTGCGCGACGTGGACGTCGTCGTCCACCAGGCCGCCATGGTCGGCCTGGGCCTCGACCTCGGCGACCTGCCCGAATACGTGTCCTGCAACGACCTCGGCACCGCCGTGCTCCTCGCCGGGATGGCCGACGCCGGGATCCGCCGCCTCGTCCTGGCCAGCTCCATGGTCGTCTACGGCGAGGGCCGCTACACCTGCCCGACCCACGGCCCCACCCGCCCCGGTCCGCGCGCCGTGCCGGATCTGGACGCCGGCCACTTCGAACCCCCGTGCCCGACGTGCGGCGCGGCCCTGGACACCGCCCTCGTCCCGGAGGACGCGCCCCTCGACCCGCGCAGCGTCTACGCCGCCACCAAACTCGCCCAGGAACACCTCGCCTCGGCCTGGGCCCGGGGCGTCGACGGCACGGTCACAGCGCTGCGCTACCACAACGTGTACGGCCCCGGCATGCCCCGCGACACCCCCTACTCCGGGGTGGCCGCGATCTTCCGGTCCGCCCTGGAGCGCGGCGTCGCGCCCCGGGTGTTCGAGGACGGCGGCCAGCTGCGGGACTTCGTGCACGTGTCCGACGTCGCGGCGGCCAATGTGGCGGCGTGCGCGCGGGACGGGGTCGGGGTCGCGGCGTACAACATCTGCTCGGGGCAGCCGCGCACGGTGGGGGAGGCGGCGACGGCGCTGGCGGAGGCGTTCGGCGGCCCGGCCCCGGTCGTGACGGGGGAGTACCGCCTCGGGGACGTCCGGCACGTCGTCGCCTCCCCGAACCGGGCCGCCGCCGAGCTGGGCTACACGGCGCGGGTCGACTTCGCCACGGGCATGCGGGAGTTCGCCTCGGCTCCGCTCAGAGCGTCCACGGCACCCGGCACTGCGGCTCCGCTCCCGGCGTCGGTGGCGTGA
- a CDS encoding molybdopterin-dependent oxidoreductase, which yields MLRRPFPTPPAALRRGPFRRGAFTSALRSPRLTSHLGLLLAVAFGVCFLTGLLSHAIQHPPDWFWWPARPVWLYRVTQGLHVATGLASVPLLGAKLWSVYPKLFAWPPFRDLAHALERCSVLLLASTAIFQLVTGILNIARWYAPMPFGFVAAHHWTAWLAVGALLVHVAVKLPIVRRALSRTPRAVPTDGLSRRDLLAAVGATAAVVTVATVGQTVRPLRDLSVLAPRRPDTGPQGLPVNTSAAAARITVPADFRVTVTGPAGRHAFTVADLAALPQHTVSLPITCVEGWSADARWTGVRVRDLMAMVGFVDGSVLVESLQQDSPYRSSVLAPPHAHDDLTLLALRLNGEILHPDHGYPCRLIAPNRPGVLQTKWVTALTVVPS from the coding sequence ATGCTGCGCAGACCGTTCCCGACCCCGCCGGCGGCCCTGCGCCGGGGGCCGTTCCGCCGGGGCGCGTTCACCTCCGCCCTGCGCTCGCCCCGCTTGACCAGCCACCTCGGCCTGCTGCTCGCCGTCGCGTTCGGCGTGTGCTTCCTGACCGGTCTGCTCAGCCACGCGATCCAGCACCCGCCGGACTGGTTCTGGTGGCCGGCGCGTCCCGTGTGGCTGTACCGGGTCACCCAGGGCCTGCACGTCGCCACCGGACTGGCCAGTGTGCCGCTGCTCGGCGCGAAACTGTGGTCGGTGTACCCGAAACTGTTCGCCTGGCCGCCGTTCCGCGACCTCGCGCACGCCCTCGAACGCTGCTCCGTCCTCCTCCTGGCCTCCACGGCGATCTTCCAGCTCGTGACCGGGATCCTCAACATCGCCCGCTGGTACGCGCCGATGCCGTTCGGGTTCGTCGCCGCGCACCACTGGACGGCGTGGCTGGCCGTCGGCGCGCTGCTCGTGCACGTCGCGGTCAAGCTGCCGATCGTCCGCCGGGCCCTGAGCCGCACGCCCCGGGCCGTCCCGACGGACGGGCTCAGCCGGCGCGACCTGCTCGCCGCCGTCGGGGCCACGGCCGCCGTGGTCACGGTCGCCACGGTCGGCCAGACCGTCCGGCCCCTGCGGGACCTGTCGGTACTCGCGCCGCGCCGACCCGACACCGGACCGCAGGGTCTGCCCGTGAACACGTCGGCCGCCGCGGCCCGGATCACGGTGCCCGCCGACTTCCGGGTCACGGTGACCGGGCCCGCCGGCCGGCACGCGTTCACCGTGGCCGATCTGGCCGCGCTGCCCCAGCACACCGTGTCGCTGCCGATCACGTGCGTGGAGGGCTGGAGCGCCGACGCCCGCTGGACCGGGGTCCGGGTCCGGGACCTGATGGCCATGGTCGGGTTCGTCGACGGGTCGGTGCTGGTGGAGTCGTTGCAGCAGGACAGCCCGTACCGGTCGTCGGTGCTCGCGCCGCCGCACGCCCACGACGACCTCACACTGCTCGCCCTGCGGCTCAACGGCGAGATCCTGCACCCCGACCACGGCTACCCGTGCCGGCTGATCGCCCCGAACCGGCCCGGCGTGCTGCAGACCAAGTGGGTCACCGCGCTGACCGTGGTGCCGTCATGA
- a CDS encoding alpha/beta fold hydrolase codes for MRIGQFRNDAARTKFITAYDRVFTAVWPLPRWAVDVPTAFGTTRVYRGGPSEGPPVVLLPGAGGNALSWYGYAAALAAHHPVIVVDPVGEPGASVQTAPVADGPDAGRWLDQLLAGLDVTDAHVVGCSYGGWTALHAVLAAPGRVARLTLVEPAGFAEVGARFIGWIIAGGLAGLAPRALRPRLARLVGNSTILETELMSLALPSAGFRRKLPPATVFTDEELRAVGVPVSVLLGARSTLHRSAQVAARLADVAPGIRVEVVPGAGHALQLDRSELVIDRILGNVAAGR; via the coding sequence ATGAGAATCGGACAGTTCAGGAACGACGCCGCCCGGACCAAGTTCATCACCGCCTACGACCGGGTGTTCACCGCGGTCTGGCCCCTGCCGCGCTGGGCCGTCGATGTGCCCACGGCGTTCGGCACCACCCGGGTCTACCGGGGCGGCCCCAGCGAGGGCCCCCCGGTCGTGTTGCTCCCGGGTGCCGGCGGCAACGCCCTCTCCTGGTACGGCTACGCCGCCGCCCTCGCCGCCCACCACCCGGTCATCGTCGTCGACCCGGTCGGCGAGCCGGGCGCGAGCGTCCAGACCGCCCCGGTCGCCGACGGCCCCGACGCCGGCCGCTGGCTCGACCAGCTCCTCGCCGGCCTCGACGTCACCGACGCGCACGTCGTCGGCTGCTCCTACGGCGGCTGGACCGCCCTGCACGCAGTACTCGCCGCCCCTGGCCGGGTCGCACGACTGACCCTGGTCGAGCCCGCCGGGTTCGCCGAGGTCGGCGCGCGGTTCATCGGCTGGATCATCGCCGGTGGCCTGGCAGGGCTCGCCCCGCGCGCGCTCCGGCCCCGCCTGGCCCGGCTCGTCGGCAACAGCACGATCCTGGAGACCGAGCTGATGAGCCTGGCGCTGCCGTCGGCCGGGTTCCGCCGCAAGCTGCCGCCGGCGACGGTGTTCACGGACGAGGAGCTGCGCGCGGTGGGGGTGCCGGTGTCGGTGCTGCTCGGCGCGCGCAGCACCCTGCACCGCTCCGCCCAGGTGGCCGCCCGGCTCGCCGACGTCGCCCCGGGGATCCGGGTCGAGGTCGTGCCGGGGGCGGGGCACGCGTTGCAGCTCGACCGGTCGGAGCTGGTGATCGACCGGATCCTGGGGAACGTGGCGGCGGGGCGTTGA
- a CDS encoding TetR/AcrR family transcriptional regulator, translated as MSKVDHEERRTQIAEALLRIADSQGLQAASMRVVAAEAGVSLRLVQYYFHTKEELLMDGLARLGVQLQARMSAWIAAAGSPPTPRGTVTAILSSVLPTDAESRRITRTWSAYYTLVLTEPALAERHGTAHADLLESFLAKQIRAAQEAGDVAPGRDPVLAAAGLLAMTNGLGSSVLGGQRTGEAALAILTHHLAELFTPEDQ; from the coding sequence GTGTCCAAGGTGGACCACGAGGAACGACGGACCCAGATCGCCGAGGCGCTGCTGCGGATCGCCGACAGCCAGGGCCTGCAGGCGGCGAGCATGCGGGTGGTGGCCGCCGAGGCGGGGGTGTCGCTGCGCCTGGTGCAGTACTACTTCCACACCAAGGAAGAGCTGCTGATGGACGGGCTCGCCCGGCTCGGCGTCCAGTTGCAGGCCCGGATGAGCGCGTGGATCGCGGCGGCCGGCTCGCCGCCCACCCCGCGCGGCACCGTGACCGCGATCCTGTCCAGCGTGCTGCCCACCGACGCGGAGAGCCGGCGGATCACCCGGACCTGGTCGGCGTACTACACGCTGGTGCTCACCGAGCCGGCGCTCGCCGAACGGCACGGCACGGCGCACGCGGACCTGCTGGAGTCGTTCCTGGCGAAGCAGATCCGGGCCGCGCAGGAGGCCGGCGACGTCGCGCCGGGCCGCGATCCGGTGCTGGCCGCCGCCGGGCTGCTCGCGATGACCAACGGCCTCGGGTCCAGCGTGCTCGGCGGGCAGCGCACGGGCGAGGCGGCCCTGGCGATCCTCACCCACCACCTCGCGGAGCTGTTCACCCCCGAAGATCAATAG
- a CDS encoding TIGR03086 family metal-binding protein yields the protein MTEYVLLVDAHQALRTTVAAVDPADWALRTPCAEWNVTQVLQHAAGDQLAYAAAITGGPGPAENPFAPSGKLRDAPLIVLDLALDATVNAWATVATDAENVPNPLPQGPMSATLAAGACALDAAVHAWDIAVATGQPSPLTAPMAEALLPIATALCEPLRAWGAFGAVVPAEGGDDAAATLLRYLGREPGWKA from the coding sequence ATGACCGAGTACGTCCTTCTCGTCGACGCGCACCAGGCGTTGCGTACCACGGTCGCCGCCGTCGACCCGGCCGACTGGGCGCTGCGCACCCCGTGCGCGGAGTGGAACGTCACCCAGGTGCTCCAGCACGCCGCCGGGGACCAGCTCGCCTATGCCGCGGCGATCACCGGCGGCCCCGGCCCGGCGGAGAACCCGTTCGCGCCGTCCGGGAAGCTCCGGGACGCGCCGCTGATCGTGCTGGACCTGGCCCTCGACGCCACGGTCAACGCCTGGGCCACCGTGGCCACCGACGCGGAGAACGTGCCGAACCCGCTGCCGCAGGGGCCGATGTCCGCGACCCTGGCCGCCGGGGCGTGCGCGCTCGACGCGGCGGTGCACGCCTGGGACATCGCCGTCGCCACCGGGCAGCCCTCGCCGCTCACCGCACCGATGGCCGAGGCCCTGCTGCCGATCGCGACGGCGCTGTGCGAACCGTTGCGGGCGTGGGGGGCGTTCGGGGCCGTCGTGCCGGCCGAGGGCGGGGACGACGCCGCCGCCACGCTGCTGCGCTACCTGGGCCGCGAACCCGGCTGGAAGGCCTGA
- a CDS encoding acyl carrier protein, giving the protein MTAQPIQDWLVGFVADLLAIAPSEVDPTATMEALGVDSATTLVLAGDLGVLLGRTIPPTELLDHPTLAALADHLARQPA; this is encoded by the coding sequence ATGACCGCGCAGCCGATCCAGGACTGGCTGGTGGGCTTCGTCGCCGACCTGCTGGCCATCGCACCGTCCGAGGTGGACCCGACCGCGACCATGGAGGCGCTGGGGGTCGACTCGGCCACCACCCTCGTGCTGGCCGGCGACCTCGGCGTCCTGCTCGGCCGGACGATCCCCCCGACCGAACTCCTCGACCACCCGACGCTGGCCGCCCTGGCGGACCACCTCGCGAGACAGCCGGCGTAG